The Dama dama isolate Ldn47 chromosome X, ASM3311817v1, whole genome shotgun sequence nucleotide sequence CAAGCCAGGAGAGGCTATGGCATCCcagggtggtagaggatgagttTCCCAGGGATGAGCCTTCTGCTGAACCAGCCCTCCACCACCTATTTCCACTGCTCCCCAGTCTCAAATGAGACTATCCCTGATAGGATCTAGAGACGCAGGGGCCTCGTCCAAGACTCAGACAACGCCAGGCATGAGTCAGTCAGCAGTAAGGATGAAGAATTACTGTGTCCTCATCTTGGTTGCCCCAGTTCCTGCAGGACAATAGGGTGTGGGCTGCCCAAATTGAGAAGTGGAAAGAGGCAGACGTCCTTCTTTCCCCTTGAGGCAGCCCGCCCCTCTAGAAACACTCCTCAAGCCTAGTTCTAGGCTCTGGTAGGGGTCTGCATGCGCATGGGAGGAGTCCCTGAACTATGAGCAGAGCCTCTCAGATGTGGCACAGTGGCTCTAGGAACTCCAATTCTGGGACTGCCAGGGGAGTGAGAGCTCTGACAGAAAGGGGAGAAACCTCTCAGTAGACACGTGGCCCTATCTGATCCCTTTCTGCTGCCCTTTCTGGCAACTTCCCTGGGGAGAGGGGGACCTGCTTCCTCCCAGAACCTCCATCTTGCCACTGTCAGCAGGTAGTTAGGCCACACGCAGCAGCACCGTTCACATGGCAGTGGTGAACGTCAGCACATGGGGCCTTTGGCCTGGGGGTAACCCGCTGCCCACACCACTTTGCCGGCTGCTCTCTGCCAGTCAGATGACACTCAGATGCCATGAGCTGGCCTGCTCTCATCGGGCCTGCTTCCTGGGCATCCCTGGGGTGTCCTTCAGAGATTTCCTCCTGGTTGTGGTACTTCCACAACTGTGCCTCTCAAAGCAAGTGGGGCACAGGCTAGTGGTGACAAGATTGGGGCTGGCTCTCCCTGGTGGCTGATCATGGCTGATCCCCTGGTGTCAGGCCATCTCTGAATTGTGGAAATCAGCCTGAATCAGCAGGCCGAAGGCGAGGTGGCCCTTCTGGGGAAGCTTAAGGCAGTTGTGACTGGGGAAGGGACACCCCAGTGGCACTCAAGGGCCAGCACTAGGCATTCCCTTTCCATCCCCAGGCTTGCAGCAAGGGACCCTGCTGAGTCTCCCAGCAGTGGAACTTCTCAGTCATGCTCCTGGACTCACAGCTGCTTGCCCTCACCAGCCACCACCATGTCCCTTCTCTTCTCAGGAAGAGCTCTACCATCAAGAAAGGCAGCCCAGCGCCAGGCCTTGCCCATGGACCCTTCTCAAGACCACCCAACGGCACCAGCAGGGCTGGTCTCCTAAGCCGCAGAGGGCCTGCACGCCCCACCCTTCGAAAGGAGCCATGGTGTTTAGGAGTGGTGAAGGCCGCTCCCTGCAGTGGCCTGGCCCAGAAGGGGGCACTGGTTGCACGGGCCCCCAAAGCATGCTCAGGGCCACCCTACTGCTTGTCAGCTTGCTCTGGGGGGCCCGGGGAACAGCCAGTGCCAGTCTCAGCCCAACTCTGGGCCATCCCGTGCCCCTGACCAGGGCCCGCTACCTGAGCATTGGAGATGGCTCTGTGATGGAGTTTGAGTTCCCAGAAGAGAGCGAGGGCATCATTGTGATCACAAGCCAGTACCCAGGCCAGGGCAACAGGACGGGGCCCAGCCCCGTGCTGAGGGTCACCTCCCTGGACCCAGAGGTGCTGACCATCAAGAATGTGAGTGCTATAGCCTGGGGCAGCGGCGGCAGCTTCGTGGTGAGCATTCGCTCGGGCCTGCCTGGGATAGCCCCACTCCACATCCAGCTCACGGACCCCCGTGAGGCCCCGCCCAGGCTGATCGAGGAGCGGAGAGATTTCTGCATCAAGGTCTCACCCGCTGAAGACACCCCCACCACCCTCGGCACTGACCTGGTCCACTTCTCAGAGAACCCAATCCTCTACTTGCTCCTGCCTCTTATTTTCGTCAATAAGTGTTCATTTGGGTGCAAAGTGGAGCTCGAGGTGCTGAAGGGGCTCTTGCAGAACCCCCAGCCCATGCTGCTGGGCCTTCTAGGCCAGTTTCTAGTCATGCCCTTCTATGCTTTTCTGATGGCTAAGGTCTTCATGCTGCCCAAGGCCCTGGCTCTGGGCCTCATCATCACTTGCTCGTCGCCCGGCGGCGGGGGGAGCTACCTCTTCAGCCTCCTCCTTGGAGGGGACGTCACTCTGGCCATCTCCATGACTTTCATCTCAACGGTGGCTGCCACTGGCTTCCTGCCACTGTCCTCAGCTGTCTACAGTCGCCTGCTCAGCATCCATGAAACACTCCATGTGCCCATTTCCAAGATCCTGGGGACCCTGCTGTTCATTGCCATCCCCATCGCAGCAGGCGTGGTAATCAAGTCCAAGCTCCCCAAGTTCTCGCAGCTACTGCTGCATGTCATCAAGCCCTTCAGCTTTGTGCTGCTCCTGGGTGGCCTCTTCCTGGCCTACCGCATGGGGGTCTTCATCCTGGCAGGCGTCAGGCTGCCTATCGTGTTGGTGGGCTTCACGGTGCCCCTGGTCGGCCTCCTGGTGGGCTACGGCCTGGCCACATGCCTGAAGCTGCCAGTGGCCCAGCGGCGGACTGTCAGCATTGAGGTGGGGGTGCAGAACAGCCTGCTGGCCTTGGCCATGCTGCAGCTGTCCCTCCGCCGCCTCCAGGCTGACTATGCCTCCCAGGCCCCTTTCCTTGTGGCACTTAGTGGCACCTCGGAGATGCTGGCCTTAGTAATTGGCCACTTCATCTATAGCAGTGTGTGCTCCGTTCCCTGAGGCCCCCTGGGTCAAGCTTTTGCCAGGCACCCCTATCCCCCAACCTCCACCAACTGTCCCCACCATTCTTGTGTACCAAAGGCCTTTAGTTCTCATGCACTatgcacaaggaaaaaaaatccaggctTATTTTTTTTACTCGTTTTTTATTCTCCAGCTTTCAGTGCCAAAGAGGCCATGCTGAATACTGTAGGCAGGCACTGCccagaaaatatatttcaataaaacagaGAAGCAAGCTTGGGTCCCTTGCTGTCTTTGCCCTCTGAGGCCTGCGGGTCGGGGAAGGAAAGGCGTGGTGTGGCCAGGTAGGTGTGGGCCAGGGTGGAGGGCTGGCTTGGGCGACACAGTGACCTCTGGCCAGAATTAGCCCTCCTCGCCCCTGCATCGCCTCTGAGAGCTGTTACCTCTCTGAGAAGGAGCAGTGGGAAGGGCAGAGGCCAGACTCTCCCCGCCAGATATCAAGCTCAGTTGCTTTTCCACAGGTGGACTAAAAAGGAGGCCGGCGGGTGGCGAAGCGAGCTCGGCGGGGCCGGGTCTTCTGCGGGCTCCTCGAGAGGCAGATGGGATGGGCATCAGCGTTGATCTGCTCTGCCCGCGGACAGGGGCACGCGAACTCCCGGCCCGCTGTCTCCCCCGGGCCCAGCTCGTCCCTCCACCCTTTCCCCTCTCCGCGGGCTTCTGGGATCCGTTGCCCCGGGGTCCGCGGAGGACGGTCCAGGTTATGGGGGGAGGGGCCTGCGACGCCGAGGGGCGGGGCTGCGACGCCGGGCGCGCCCCTCGCGAGGCTTCCGGCGGCGGCGGGCGGTTCCGGCGCGCGCCCGGGGCGGCGGCGCGCGGCGGGGGGCCTTTGGGGTGCGCGCCGGCCCAAGTGGACGCCTCGGCGGCCGCCATGCAGCTAACGGTGAAGGCACTCCAGGGCCGCGAGTGCAGCCTTCAGGTAGCATCGCCGGGCTGGGTCGCGCGGTCTGCCCCGCGGGCGCGGGATCGGGCCGCGGCCGGGGACAGACCTGGCGGGCCGGCCGCCCGGGGAGAGGTCGGGAGAGCCGTCCTCCGCGCGGGCCGCGGCCTTATCTCCCGCCCACCTTTCTCGGCCGGGACAGGTGTCAGAGGACGAGCTGGTGTCCACGCTGAAACATCTGGTCTCCGAGAAGCTGAACATCCCTGTCCGCCAGCAGCGGCTGCTGTTCAAGGGCAAGGCCCTGGCAGGTAACCAGGGAAAGGGGACGCCAGGGGAGACCCGCGGGAAGTCAGGGGACAGGGCGTCCAGCCCAGGCCCGGGCAGCAGTGTAGGTGGAGGGGGCTCTGGCTAGGTGACCCTCCCACCCCGGGAGGTCACCGCAGCGCTTCACCTAGGCTCCCCGAGGCCTCGCAGCGCCGTGGGCAGTGCGACCGTGGGCTccatcagtctctctctctcgGACAGATGGGAAAAGACTCTCCGATTACAGCATAGGGCCGAATTCCAAGCTCAACCTAGTGGTCAAACCTCTGGAGAAGGTGTTACTGGAAGAAAGCACCGCGCGGAAAACGGTCGAGGCCCCGGCCCCACCGCCCGCCGCCTGGCCGCTCATTTCCAGAGTCCTGGCCCGGCACTTCAGCGCCGCCGATGCCAGCAGAGTCCTGGATCAACTCCAGAGGGTGAGAATCGTGGCCCGGGACCTCCGCGTCCTGCTCACCTGCCTCTGTCCCAGCGCCCCCCGCCCAGTCGCACCCCTGAATCCTTCTGGCTTTCTCTCTTCAGGATTATGAGCGGTCCCTGAGCCGCCTGACGCTGGATGACATTGAACGCTTGGCTGGCCGCTTCCTGCACCCCGAAGCGACTGAAGCTATGGAGAAGGGGTTCTCCAAGTAGGATTCTCAGAGTGtggggaggagcctggccggGCCACAAGCTGCATGTAGCATTAAATGTCTTCTTGTATTGCAACTTGGCTCATAATACTGCCTGGCGGGTACCCGGGTACCTGTATCTGGCTCATGTTAGGTGCCAGGCCCCACTCAAAGCTCTTGACCCGGGTTGGCTCCCACATGTTGCACAAAAGGTGAGACAGCCAAGGCTCCTAGTGGGGAAGTTGAGGAGCCAGATTCTGAGTCCAGCCAGCTTCCAGAAGTGCTTCAGGGTGAGAGCGAGAAAGGTGTCGTTCAGACGGGTTCTGAGGACACGGGTGGCCATGGACATTCCAGGTTTAGCCCACTGAGGAGAAACCCTTGAGCAATaccttttccaggcctggaaGGGGAAGCAGCTAGCCCCTGATGCCCAATCCTGTCACCTCATCCTTGGCAGGTCCAGCATTGGCAAGAGTTCAGGTGATGGCCAGCCTTGGGCCCCCTTAGTGGCTGCAACCAGTGTGCACTCAAAGGGAAGGCGGGCTGGGGAGTTCTGGGATGTCACCCGGCTCTGGggagtgaccttaggcaagtccctGTGCTGCGTTGGTCCCCAGCCATCGACTGCCTAGTGAGGGCTCCTCTTGAGACTCTCTCAGTTTCCTTTAGCTCCAAAGCCTGGGGTTAGGAGTCTGCAGGCATCCTGTCCCTGTGTCCCAGATACAAACTGAGGCCAAATGCTGAGTGATGGCCAAGTGTGGCCCAGAGACAGAGTGTCCTGGCCATTAGTGTCACAGCTTTTCTCTGGGCACCCCCTTCTGCTTGTCTCCTCCCAGACACAAGCGGTCTGTGACCTTTAGAGATGACAGGTGACGGTCTCAAGGTGACTCGAGCAGGCCCCTGTACCCTTTGCCCATCCTCTGCCACATGTGGACAGGGCCTCCCACTGTACAAACTACTCACTGTCTGAGAGGGAACCTGGGTGGGGGCAGAAGCTGGGGGGTGGGCCGTAGAGATCGTCCAGGCACCTGCTACTCGGAGGAGGGTACCTGGGCCACCCTCCAGCCTGGGCCTCATGGGGTAAGTGCTGGGTCCCCAGATGGGGAGGACGGACAGTGGCTCAAGGGCCAAAGGCTTTGAAGAGCAGGTGGAAGTCCATGGTTCCACCCAGGAGCTGGGCATGCACTGCCGCAGGGCCCATGCAGTAGACTTCCCTACGCTTTCATTTCTTTGCAGTCAGGAAATTTTATATTGACCTTTTCCGTCATACTAGAGGTGTATGTGAGACTTTGATCTGAAAGGAACTCTATTAGCTGAGCTGCTTTTGGTTTCCCCATCATTGATTTAACCATTACAGGACATTGGTTTAAGCAATAAAGGAAAGATATTGGTTTGCGAAACTGAGAAGTCCAGGGGTATTGGCAGCAGATAAACGATTTCCCCAAATACCCAGTTTCTTCCTACCTCCCCTCTGCACTCTGCAGTGTCTGCTTCATCCCAGGCCTCTACCTCAGGATCAGAAGATGGCTGCCTGCAGCTTCCACCGAACCCCTCGGTCACAGCCAGCACGGAGCACCTTCCCGTCCTCTAGCGTAGCTTCCTCCTCAGCTGCCCCAGCAAATAAATGCTGTCCCTTTTGGATGCTTGGAACCGAGTGCCTCCATCATTTTGTCGGGGGCTTGGGTGGGCTGTGGAAGGGAGAGGGCGACTCTCAGAAAGGCCGGGTCCTCGGGGAGGGCTGACGCGTACAGACAGGTCTTGTCGACAGACACAAGAGACAGGTGGTGAGTCTTGTGTGCCTCCCAACTGAGCGGTGTCGACCCTGTGGTGGCTAGGAGCCATCTTCTGGGTGCAGGAAGTCATCGGGGACCTCAGGCTGCCCATGGAGACAGGAGTGGCATCTCCCAGGTGTATAGCAGGTGCCTTGCTGACCGACGGGCCCGATTCCACGGCCCTGTGTGGCTTTCCACAACGTTCCAGAGGGCCTGTGGACACACTGTCCCAGACACTGCGAGGATGCATGAAATTACTTCCCAGGGAGCATGACCaaagaaagaggggaaaggaCTAAACCTGGGGGGGACTTCACCAACTGGAGACATTGCAGAGGCTGAGGCGCCCCTGCAGACGCAAGGCCACAGGGAGAGCTTGGTGTCAGAGGCCAGGAAGGCCCCTCCAGCCAGGGTACAGAGTGTCTAGTGCTGCCAAGAAGCAAAAGTGAGGGCAGCCTCCTCTCAAGCTAACAAGAAGGTCATTGGCGATGTTTTAGGGCAAGAAGCCACTGCATGGTGGAGAGGGGGAAAGGTCTTGCCAGTGACTGGAGACCCCTGGTTCCAGAAGCTTGTCTGGGCAGGAGTGTGTAGCTACAGGGGGTAGATGGGAGACAGGGAAGAGGTGCTGGGATGAGAGATGGGAGGCCGGTGGGAAGGGGCCATGGAGGCTCTGGTCTAGGCCTTGTGCCATCATGAGAGGATAGAATGGCCACGGGCTGCACCCTGCCTTTGTCCTTAGGTTCTGAGGGGGGTGTATGCCCCCATGTACCCTGCAGGCTCCAAATGCTTCAATATCCTTCCACAGGGGCCGGAATGTTTATGGCCAGCACTGTGCCCCTTGAGCCAAGTGTCTGCCCCAGAGGTGGGCACTGACCCCCCCACCATTACCCCCCCATCCCCTGGCCTGAGACCACTCTCCTCCTCGTGGAGGGGCCTTGAAACAGCCCCACTAGGAGACAGCAGGGCAAGTGAAATGCCTAGCTGAAGTGGCCCCAGACAGCAACGGTCTAGCACCTGGAATAAGATGCCTGTGGTGCCACTTGCCATGGGCACACTGGCAGAGGGGCAGGCTCAGAGGAAAGCAGCGTTTCCTTTGGGGTGGGGCTCGCTGAGCTGGAAAACGCCCAGACGATGATCAGCTGCTGCGCGCACAATTTGCTGGTGCCTTGCTTTCCATGCAAGCCTGGACAAAAGCCAGTCCCACCAGGTCCAGTAGGTCTGACAAGTGCTGCTCAGCATGGGTCAGGCCCCGCCAGCAGGAGGTGCGAAGGCCATGGCAGCCTCTGTGCCCTGAGCCTTGGAAAGCCTGTAGGAGAGATGCTCAGCCCTCTCCCCCTGTCCCCCTCCAGGGTCCAGCCAGAGCGGCCTCCTGGAACTATTGGGGGCCTGCCCTGGGCCACCTCTTCTGCCTGCCTTCTCCAACTTTTcttaattgtatttaattttatttttttcctctccaacttttctttttttttttccctccccaacTTTTCCTTCCACTTCCCCTAGCTCTGGGCTTCCCTttcgctcagttggtaaaggatccgcctgtaTTGCAGGTGACCCCGGTTCAGTtcttagatcaggaagatccgctggagaagggacaggctacccactccagtattcttgggcttccctggtggctcagctgggaaagaatctgcctgcaatgagggagacctgggtttgatccctgggctgggaagatcgcctggagaagggaccggctacccactccagtattctggcctggaagattccagggactacagtccatggggtcacagagagtcggacatgactgagcggctttcactttcacttttcacctgtgCTGGCTCTCCCCCAACACACCCATCTCCTACTCTTGGGGGACCCTGAGGCTCCGTCCCCAGATCTCTTCTCTGGACCTCTCACTTCCTGGGGAACCTGTCCGCCTTCATTGCCATTTCTGTGCTTTGTGTCCATGTCTGCAGCTCACCCCAGACCCGTCTCTGAGCTTCAGGCCACAGCTCTAGGTTGTGACTCTGAAGCCGTGCCCGGCTTCCCTGCAGACACCTCCTGTCACCCCTTTAGTGCTTGTGATGTCGGTGGCATGGGGACTGGAAGACACAGTTCCTTCCTGCCTGGCACCCATGTGCCCAAGGTGAAAGGCAACACCACTGGGTCAGGCTTTTGACAACAGGAAGTGGGAGGCCACCTTCGCCTCTCCTAACTCTCCCTTGTCCAT carries:
- the SLC10A3 gene encoding P3 protein gives rise to the protein MVFRSGEGRSLQWPGPEGGTGCTGPQSMLRATLLLVSLLWGARGTASASLSPTLGHPVPLTRARYLSIGDGSVMEFEFPEESEGIIVITSQYPGQGNRTGPSPVLRVTSLDPEVLTIKNVSAIAWGSGGSFVVSIRSGLPGIAPLHIQLTDPREAPPRLIEERRDFCIKVSPAEDTPTTLGTDLVHFSENPILYLLLPLIFVNKCSFGCKVELEVLKGLLQNPQPMLLGLLGQFLVMPFYAFLMAKVFMLPKALALGLIITCSSPGGGGSYLFSLLLGGDVTLAISMTFISTVAATGFLPLSSAVYSRLLSIHETLHVPISKILGTLLFIAIPIAAGVVIKSKLPKFSQLLLHVIKPFSFVLLLGGLFLAYRMGVFILAGVRLPIVLVGFTVPLVGLLVGYGLATCLKLPVAQRRTVSIEVGVQNSLLALAMLQLSLRRLQADYASQAPFLVALSGTSEMLALVIGHFIYSSVCSVP
- the UBL4A gene encoding ubiquitin-like protein 4A isoform X1, translating into MQLTVKALQGRECSLQVSEDELVSTLKHLVSEKLNIPVRQQRLLFKGKALADGKRLSDYSIGPNSKLNLVVKPLEKVLLEESTARKTVEAPAPPPAAWPLISRVLARHFSAADASRVLDQLQRDYERSLSRLTLDDIERLAGRFLHPEATEAMEKGFSNVCFIPGLYLRIRRWLPAASTEPLGHSQHGAPSRPLA
- the UBL4A gene encoding ubiquitin-like protein 4A isoform X2, producing the protein MQLTVKALQGRECSLQVSEDELVSTLKHLVSEKLNIPVRQQRLLFKGKALADGKRLSDYSIGPNSKLNLVVKPLEKVLLEESTARKTVEAPAPPPAAWPLISRVLARHFSAADASRVLDQLQRDYERSLSRLTLDDIERLAGRFLHPEATEAMEKGFSK